In bacterium, one DNA window encodes the following:
- a CDS encoding glycosyltransferase, translating to MSALDKYRPIVGDGAVEELYLLGERLRGRTVQHINSTRVGGGVAEILTNLVPLFREVGVDACWDVISGTNEFFEVTKKFHNALHGQREDITKEMLLLFRENGRRNLETMPLRGDITVVHDPQPVMMIRNKQQTAGPWIWRCHIDIARADPRVFSFLRQFISEYDGLIFSSPLFSKRFSQRQFLISPSIDPLSDKNRDLEEIEIGAVLDRYGIDRKRPIVLQVSRYDYLKDPVGVIEAFRLVRKYNDCQLVLAGNRAADDPESDRVLAEVREKAGKDPDIHILLVPPENNDIDINALQRSATVVVQKSIREGFGLVVSEALWKGRPMVASAVGGIPLQVEHGRTGLLCRSVEGAALQIKQLLNNPDYARKLGENGREHVRQHFLLTRHLRDYLLLLLALPHGEDIINL from the coding sequence GTGAGCGCGCTCGACAAATACCGGCCCATCGTCGGCGACGGCGCCGTCGAAGAACTCTACCTCCTGGGAGAGCGCCTTCGGGGGCGGACGGTACAGCACATCAACTCCACCCGGGTCGGAGGCGGGGTGGCCGAGATCCTCACCAACCTGGTCCCCCTCTTCCGGGAAGTCGGCGTCGACGCCTGCTGGGACGTGATCTCGGGCACGAACGAATTCTTCGAAGTCACCAAAAAATTCCACAACGCCCTCCATGGACAACGGGAAGACATCACCAAAGAGATGCTCCTCCTCTTCCGGGAAAACGGGCGCCGCAACCTGGAAACCATGCCCCTGCGGGGAGACATCACCGTCGTTCACGACCCGCAACCGGTGATGATGATCAGGAACAAGCAGCAAACCGCCGGACCCTGGATCTGGCGCTGTCATATCGACATCGCCCGGGCCGACCCCCGGGTATTCTCTTTCCTGCGCCAGTTCATCTCGGAATACGACGGCCTGATCTTTTCCAGCCCCCTCTTCTCCAAACGCTTCTCCCAGCGCCAGTTTCTTATCTCCCCCTCGATCGACCCCCTCAGCGATAAAAACCGGGACCTCGAGGAGATCGAGATCGGGGCGGTCCTCGACCGCTACGGGATCGACCGGAAACGCCCGATCGTCCTCCAGGTGTCCCGTTACGACTACCTCAAGGACCCGGTCGGGGTCATCGAAGCCTTCCGGCTGGTGCGCAAATACAACGACTGCCAGCTGGTGCTGGCCGGCAACCGGGCGGCGGACGACCCGGAATCGGACCGGGTCCTGGCCGAGGTCAGGGAGAAAGCGGGGAAGGACCCCGATATCCATATCCTTCTCGTCCCGCCGGAGAACAACGATATCGACATCAACGCTCTCCAGCGGTCGGCGACGGTCGTGGTCCAAAAATCGATCCGGGAGGGATTCGGGCTGGTGGTGAGCGAAGCTCTCTGGAAAGGGCGGCCGATGGTGGCTTCGGCCGTCGGGGGGATACCTTTGCAGGTCGAACACGGACGGACCGGGCTCCTCTGCCGGAGCGTGGAAGGCGCCGCGCTCCAGATCAAGCAGCTCCTCAACAATCCCGATTACGCCCGGAAGCTGGGAGAAAACGGCCGGGAACACGTGCGGCAACATTTTCTGCTCACCCGCCACCTGCGCGACTACCTGCTCCTCCTCCTCGCCCTCCCCCACGGAGAAGACATCATCAACCTCTGA